A single genomic interval of Terriglobus albidus harbors:
- the queA gene encoding tRNA preQ1(34) S-adenosylmethionine ribosyltransferase-isomerase QueA: MLVSDFDFHLPEELIAQQPLPERDASRMLVLDRHTGAFRDDSFRSLPSLLRPGDLLVLNNSRVIPARLYATRYGFIGQIEVLLTQQTAPLEWTALVRPGKKVRVGTTLLFADQLQAEVIAAGEFGERTLRFAPVDDFFARLDRIGHIPLPPYMHRPDDEADRERYQTVYNQQPGSAAAPTAGLHFTPRVLDEVKARGVQIATITLHVGLGTFQPVRVERLDEIRLHTEHYTLPEETARAIQSAQREGRRIVAAGTTTVRTLEHCVRTSLEPHSGETNIFLSPGAEFKLVQALLTNFHLPQSTLLMLVSAFAGRENVLRAYNHAVVERYRFFSYGDCMFIA, encoded by the coding sequence ATGCTGGTCTCCGACTTCGACTTCCATCTTCCCGAGGAGCTCATCGCACAACAGCCTCTGCCCGAACGTGATGCCTCGCGCATGCTCGTGCTCGATCGCCACACCGGCGCTTTTCGTGATGACAGCTTCCGTTCGTTGCCCTCGCTCTTGCGGCCTGGGGACCTGCTTGTACTGAACAACAGCCGCGTTATTCCAGCGCGTCTCTATGCCACCCGCTACGGCTTTATCGGACAGATTGAGGTGCTGCTCACCCAGCAGACTGCACCGTTGGAATGGACGGCTCTTGTTCGTCCTGGGAAGAAGGTTCGCGTCGGGACAACACTGCTCTTCGCTGACCAACTTCAGGCCGAAGTGATTGCCGCCGGTGAGTTCGGCGAGCGCACGCTTCGCTTTGCACCAGTCGATGACTTCTTCGCGCGCCTCGATCGCATCGGCCATATTCCGCTGCCGCCCTACATGCACCGTCCTGATGACGAGGCAGACCGCGAACGTTATCAGACGGTCTACAACCAGCAGCCGGGCTCGGCGGCTGCACCGACGGCCGGTCTGCACTTCACGCCGCGCGTACTGGATGAGGTCAAAGCCCGCGGGGTGCAGATCGCTACCATCACGCTGCATGTCGGCCTCGGAACCTTTCAGCCGGTACGTGTTGAGCGGCTGGACGAGATCAGGCTTCACACCGAGCACTACACTCTTCCGGAAGAGACCGCACGCGCCATCCAGTCTGCACAGCGGGAGGGCAGACGGATCGTCGCCGCCGGCACCACAACGGTCCGCACGCTGGAACACTGCGTCCGCACCTCGCTCGAACCTCACTCCGGAGAGACAAATATCTTTCTCTCTCCCGGAGCGGAGTTCAAACTCGTCCAGGCCCTGCTGACTAACTTCCACCTGCCACAATCGACGCTGCTGATGCTGGTAAGCGCCTTCGCGGGTCGCGAAAACGTACTCCGCGCCTACAACCACGCCGTAGTGGAGCGCTATCGCTTCTTCAGCTACGGCGACTGCATGTTTATCGCCTGA
- a CDS encoding lysophospholipid acyltransferase family protein, producing the protein MKWTAKQRILLFLIPRLAAFLIRLLGSTLRFEEICAAGVTPGDRMPPPSVFAFWHRSLLMAAYRFRNLRIAILISQSFDGELIARTVERLGFKAVRGSSSRGGAVGLLAMETAYRNGHICAFTADGPRGPNMIAKPGVTALANRVETNVGAFHLQPQRAWVLRSWDRFLIPKPFSRVAVTWPPHTSAVPTPEATQAALDEAVRLAKPHTGDL; encoded by the coding sequence ATGAAATGGACGGCCAAACAACGGATACTGCTCTTTCTTATCCCGCGCCTCGCCGCCTTCCTCATCCGCCTTCTGGGCAGCACGCTTCGCTTTGAGGAGATATGCGCTGCCGGTGTTACTCCGGGCGATCGCATGCCTCCTCCCAGTGTCTTCGCCTTCTGGCACCGTTCCCTGCTGATGGCCGCCTACCGCTTCCGCAATCTCAGGATCGCCATCCTTATCTCTCAGTCCTTTGACGGCGAGTTGATCGCACGCACCGTCGAACGTCTCGGCTTCAAGGCGGTGCGAGGCTCCAGCTCGCGTGGCGGAGCAGTTGGTCTGCTTGCCATGGAGACCGCCTATCGCAACGGCCATATCTGCGCCTTCACTGCCGATGGGCCTCGCGGTCCAAACATGATTGCCAAGCCTGGCGTAACTGCCCTCGCGAATCGGGTCGAAACCAACGTGGGCGCATTTCACCTGCAGCCGCAACGCGCCTGGGTACTGCGTTCCTGGGACCGCTTCCTCATCCCCAAACCTTTCAGCCGTGTGGCGGTGACGTGGCCGCCACATACCTCAGCTGTTCCCACGCCGGAAGCGACCCAGGCAGCCCTCGATGAGGCGGTGCGTCTGGCGAAACCGCATACAGGAGACCTCTAG
- the glmM gene encoding phosphoglucosamine mutase, whose amino-acid sequence MRKLFGTDGIRAVAGEAPLDPKTIYAAGLALAHSLRDSKDVLLGMDTRESSEWIAATLVAGLTAGGAIAHLAGIITTPAVAYLTRKHGFGAGVVISASHNPWQDNGIKLFGPDGYKLPDATELAMEEEIFRHLSNLAHDSIAANALPEADEAYRAEYIQFLLGQVPGLSLDGKTIVIDCANGAASSVAAQLFAELGGEIRITHASPDGRNINEGCGALHPEIVADEVTASGASMGITFDGDADRALFADEYGQVVNGDAVMLLAARDLKARGQLANDLVVATTMSNMGLEAALKRSGIRMLRAPVGDKYVLEQMQATGASLGGEQSGHILFPALSTTGDGLQTALAVLNVLHYSGKSLAELTGDLKVFPQVIVNVKVREKKPLDQFPTIVSAIAAAEDELKDSGRVVIRYSGTEALARVMIEAEDEARMKHHAEAIASSIRNELGI is encoded by the coding sequence ATGCGAAAGCTCTTTGGAACCGATGGCATCCGTGCTGTCGCCGGCGAAGCTCCGCTCGACCCGAAGACCATCTACGCCGCCGGCCTTGCATTGGCACACTCCCTGCGGGACTCAAAGGACGTCCTGCTTGGCATGGACACCCGCGAGAGCTCTGAGTGGATCGCCGCCACACTCGTTGCCGGTCTCACAGCGGGAGGAGCCATTGCGCACCTTGCCGGAATCATCACCACCCCGGCTGTGGCGTATCTGACACGCAAACACGGCTTTGGCGCGGGCGTTGTCATCTCGGCCTCGCACAATCCGTGGCAGGACAATGGCATCAAGCTCTTCGGCCCTGATGGCTACAAACTCCCCGATGCCACAGAACTGGCCATGGAAGAGGAGATCTTCCGGCACCTCAGCAACCTTGCTCATGACTCCATCGCTGCCAATGCACTGCCTGAAGCCGATGAAGCCTACCGTGCCGAGTACATCCAGTTCCTTCTCGGGCAGGTTCCCGGCCTCTCTCTCGATGGCAAGACCATCGTTATCGATTGCGCCAATGGCGCAGCATCTTCCGTTGCGGCACAGCTCTTCGCAGAGCTTGGCGGAGAGATCCGTATTACCCACGCCTCTCCTGACGGCCGCAACATCAATGAGGGCTGCGGCGCACTGCATCCGGAGATCGTCGCCGACGAAGTAACAGCCTCCGGCGCCTCCATGGGCATCACCTTCGACGGAGATGCCGACCGAGCTCTCTTTGCCGACGAGTACGGCCAGGTCGTGAATGGCGATGCCGTCATGCTGCTGGCAGCACGCGATCTAAAGGCACGCGGACAGCTTGCCAACGATCTCGTCGTCGCCACAACCATGTCCAACATGGGTTTGGAAGCAGCACTCAAGCGCTCCGGCATCAGGATGCTGCGCGCTCCGGTAGGCGACAAATATGTCCTCGAGCAGATGCAGGCTACAGGCGCATCGCTCGGCGGCGAGCAGTCCGGCCATATCCTCTTCCCGGCTCTCTCCACCACAGGAGATGGCCTGCAGACCGCGCTCGCTGTACTGAATGTGCTGCACTACAGCGGTAAATCGCTTGCAGAGCTGACAGGAGACCTCAAAGTCTTCCCGCAGGTGATCGTCAACGTCAAGGTGCGTGAGAAGAAGCCGCTCGACCAGTTCCCCACCATCGTCAGCGCCATCGCCGCAGCCGAAGATGAGCTGAAGGACAGTGGCCGAGTCGTCATCCGTTACAGCGGCACCGAAGCTCTTGCCCGCGTGATGATCGAGGCGGAAGACGAAGCTCGCATGAAGCATCACGCCGAGGCGATCGCCAGCTCTATCCGTAACGAGCTCGGAATCTAA
- the xseA gene encoding exodeoxyribonuclease VII large subunit codes for MPTLAQLRSGRTSDTAPQLGFAFEEPEAAPQPAEPAARPAPRRTTFSVAELVSLIRGELEKGYGNISVFGEVSNCRPATSGHVYFTLKDGEAQLPVVLFRRQAQTHRFRIEDGLEVLVRGRVSVYESRGQLQLIAESVEPRGAGALQLAFEQLKGRLQAEGLFDADRKRPLPAFPTRIGIVTSPTGAVIRDIVNVIRRRHACLDLLVYPAAVQGASSPLEVANGIRYFNRATGTPHAVDLILLARGGGSAEDLAGFNDEALARVIAGSELPIVSAVGHETDFTIADFVSDLRAPTPSAAAELITAAQHRIEDHVATLSQRLVRAARYTTMQAGQRFARINAQAILYRVEDSISRRYQRLDELAWRANSAVNTGVQRNERRLLALHQRLAARDLTRQLSQARHRVSIAETRLLTAHRDRLSSERNRVQGASTALQSLSPLAVLQRGYALVYDADGKLLRDASEAAPGSSITARLHKGSLEATVTSKRS; via the coding sequence ATGCCCACGCTGGCACAGCTCCGCTCAGGCCGTACCTCGGATACCGCGCCCCAGCTTGGCTTCGCGTTCGAAGAACCCGAAGCTGCGCCTCAGCCGGCTGAACCTGCGGCCCGGCCGGCGCCGCGCCGCACCACGTTTTCCGTCGCCGAACTGGTCTCGCTGATCCGGGGCGAGCTCGAAAAGGGATACGGCAATATCTCCGTCTTCGGAGAGGTCTCCAACTGCCGCCCAGCCACCTCCGGCCACGTCTACTTCACATTGAAAGATGGTGAGGCACAGCTTCCCGTCGTGCTCTTTCGCCGCCAGGCACAGACACACCGTTTCCGCATTGAAGACGGTCTGGAGGTCCTGGTCCGTGGCCGCGTCTCTGTGTACGAATCGCGCGGGCAACTTCAGCTCATCGCCGAATCAGTTGAGCCCCGCGGAGCCGGAGCGCTGCAGCTTGCCTTTGAGCAGCTCAAGGGCCGCCTACAGGCCGAAGGTCTCTTCGATGCCGACCGGAAGCGCCCGCTTCCCGCCTTTCCCACACGCATCGGCATCGTCACCTCACCTACCGGTGCTGTCATCCGCGACATCGTCAATGTCATCCGGCGACGGCACGCTTGCCTCGATCTGCTGGTCTACCCCGCCGCAGTACAGGGAGCCAGTTCCCCGCTGGAAGTCGCCAACGGTATCCGTTACTTCAACCGGGCAACAGGAACTCCCCACGCCGTGGATCTCATCCTTCTTGCCCGCGGAGGCGGCTCTGCCGAAGACCTTGCCGGCTTCAACGACGAGGCTCTCGCCCGTGTGATTGCGGGCAGTGAGCTTCCCATCGTCTCCGCCGTCGGGCACGAGACTGACTTCACCATCGCCGACTTTGTATCGGATCTGCGTGCGCCCACTCCATCGGCCGCCGCAGAACTCATTACAGCCGCCCAGCATCGCATTGAAGACCATGTAGCTACACTCAGCCAACGGCTGGTACGTGCCGCTCGCTATACCACCATGCAGGCCGGCCAGCGCTTTGCGCGCATCAATGCACAGGCAATCCTCTATCGTGTGGAAGATTCCATCAGCCGCCGCTATCAACGACTGGATGAGCTTGCGTGGCGCGCCAATTCTGCCGTAAACACTGGGGTTCAGCGCAATGAGCGACGTCTGCTTGCGCTGCATCAGCGCCTGGCTGCACGCGACCTGACGCGGCAGCTCTCTCAAGCGCGTCATCGCGTTTCTATCGCTGAAACCCGCCTGCTGACCGCTCATCGCGATCGCCTTTCAAGCGAACGGAACCGCGTGCAGGGCGCATCGACCGCGCTTCAGTCGCTGTCTCCGCTTGCCGTGCTGCAGCGTGGATATGCCCTTGTGTATGACGCAGACGGTAAGCTGCTGCGCGACGCCTCCGAGGCCGCTCCCGGAAGCTCCATTACCGCTCGGCTGCACAAGGGCTCGCTGGAAGCTACTGTCACCAGCAAGCGTTCCTGA
- a CDS encoding DUF2905 domain-containing protein, which translates to MTSIGRMLIATGCLLILAGLIFLVAGKFSLPLGRLPGDISFRGRNWQIFIPLGTSIVISIVLSLVLYLLSHFRR; encoded by the coding sequence ATGACCTCCATCGGCCGCATGCTGATCGCTACCGGCTGCCTGTTGATTCTCGCGGGTCTCATTTTCCTGGTTGCCGGGAAGTTTTCGCTCCCCCTGGGCCGGCTTCCCGGCGATATCAGCTTCCGTGGACGTAACTGGCAGATTTTCATCCCTTTAGGGACCAGTATCGTAATCAGCATCGTCCTGTCACTGGTCCTCTATCTCCTCAGCCACTTCCGGCGATAA
- a CDS encoding response regulator has protein sequence MRRILVVDDEHLVADTLRIIFRENGFDARAVYTAEDGLSAARDFHPNLLLCDVNMPGEDGVALATRLTEEQPDCRVLLFTGYYSMMKSLMDRSREQPQPWSVLTKPLHPTDLLREANDLLA, from the coding sequence ATGCGCCGTATCCTGGTTGTTGATGATGAGCATCTCGTAGCCGATACCCTGCGGATCATTTTTCGGGAAAATGGCTTCGATGCACGCGCTGTTTATACAGCGGAAGATGGCTTGTCTGCTGCCCGTGACTTCCACCCAAACCTCCTTCTCTGCGATGTGAATATGCCCGGAGAGGACGGTGTCGCTCTCGCCACACGCCTGACGGAAGAGCAGCCGGACTGCCGTGTCCTGCTCTTCACGGGCTACTACTCCATGATGAAAAGTCTGATGGACCGCTCCAGAGAGCAGCCGCAACCGTGGTCTGTTCTAACCAAACCGCTTCATCCAACCGATCTGCTGCGCGAAGCCAACGACCTTTTAGCCTAG
- a CDS encoding tetratricopeptide repeat protein, which translates to MDSQTRHSLKQPDAYVAATEHGLKWAQQNRSAVIRYVVGILVVLLVVIGGLVIYNVRSNSANAAFGEAMGVYQSDIAEPGVPPQQGVKTFPSAQERAKAAHEKFQQVADSYGMTASGKLALYFAGLTAIEANQISTAQATLEKVAGSWNGDLASLAKLSLASLYRQNGQDQKAIDIYNQLIAKPNHSVPAATAQLQLASLYESKGQQAEARKIYAQLKDKEAKTAAGSIADQRLNPGARQ; encoded by the coding sequence TTGGACAGCCAGACCCGCCACTCCCTGAAGCAGCCAGACGCCTACGTCGCCGCAACCGAGCACGGCCTGAAGTGGGCCCAGCAGAATCGCAGCGCCGTGATTCGCTACGTCGTCGGTATCCTTGTTGTTCTGCTCGTCGTGATTGGCGGCCTGGTGATCTACAACGTGCGTTCCAACTCCGCCAATGCCGCGTTTGGCGAGGCTATGGGGGTCTATCAGTCCGACATCGCCGAACCCGGTGTTCCGCCGCAGCAGGGGGTCAAGACCTTCCCTTCGGCACAGGAGCGCGCCAAGGCTGCCCATGAGAAGTTCCAGCAGGTGGCTGACAGCTACGGCATGACCGCAAGCGGCAAGCTCGCGCTCTACTTCGCCGGCCTGACCGCCATCGAAGCGAACCAGATCTCCACGGCGCAGGCCACCCTTGAAAAGGTTGCCGGCTCCTGGAACGGCGACCTCGCCTCGCTGGCGAAGCTTTCCCTGGCCAGCCTGTACCGCCAGAACGGACAGGACCAGAAGGCAATCGACATCTACAACCAACTCATCGCCAAGCCGAATCATTCGGTTCCGGCCGCAACCGCCCAGCTGCAGCTCGCCTCTCTCTACGAATCCAAGGGCCAGCAGGCTGAGGCTCGCAAAATCTACGCACAGCTCAAGGACAAGGAAGCCAAGACTGCTGCCGGCTCCATCGCCGATCAGCGTCTGAATCCCGGCGCGCGTCAGTAA
- a CDS encoding flagellar basal body-associated protein FliL, translating into MLLRRSLLCAALMGASSLLCHAQEGLRDTTLLIIRHAEKPVVGDRLTPAGEARAQRYAAYFAPFVDPSGQNLTIDTIFAATDSKNSLRPRLTVEPLSTAIRKPIDTHFVEKKNDDFVTELQKESHGKVILISWRHGGIPELLTKLGADSTRLIGGEHWPDDVFNWVIELHYSHDGKLASQQLIHEPF; encoded by the coding sequence ATGCTGCTTCGCCGCTCTCTCCTGTGTGCCGCCCTCATGGGCGCTTCTTCCCTGCTCTGCCATGCGCAGGAGGGTCTGCGTGACACAACGCTGCTCATCATCCGGCACGCGGAGAAGCCTGTGGTGGGCGACCGTCTGACTCCTGCCGGCGAAGCTCGCGCGCAACGGTATGCGGCCTACTTCGCTCCCTTCGTCGATCCCAGCGGCCAGAACCTCACCATCGATACGATCTTCGCCGCGACTGACAGCAAGAACAGCCTGCGTCCGCGCTTGACCGTAGAGCCGCTCAGCACAGCCATTCGCAAACCCATCGACACGCACTTCGTCGAGAAGAAGAACGATGACTTCGTCACCGAGCTCCAGAAGGAATCGCACGGGAAAGTCATTCTCATCTCCTGGAGGCATGGCGGTATTCCTGAGTTGCTCACCAAACTCGGGGCGGATTCCACACGTCTGATCGGCGGCGAGCACTGGCCGGACGATGTCTTCAACTGGGTTATCGAGCTTCACTACAGCCACGACGGAAAGCTCGCTTCGCAACAGCTGATTCACGAACCCTTTTGA
- a CDS encoding SRPBCC family protein — translation MPATFHTEQWVPYPVELVFAFFANPYNLPLLMPKFFKVRIEEAALAPPPSRPVAPDPALRLKSIAAGAGSRFTVSACLVPLPLINFRVPWEVEITEFAWNHHFTDVQLRGPFRYWKHTHSVSEETRANEAGVPIHGTRVTDDIEFTPPMALASSAIIRRQLASNFRTRQKKLDSILPKLVASLNRR, via the coding sequence GTGCCGGCCACATTTCATACCGAGCAGTGGGTCCCCTACCCGGTCGAGCTGGTCTTCGCCTTTTTTGCGAATCCATACAATCTGCCGCTGCTGATGCCGAAGTTCTTCAAGGTCCGGATCGAGGAGGCCGCTCTTGCTCCTCCGCCTTCACGGCCTGTGGCGCCGGACCCCGCCCTGCGCCTGAAGAGCATCGCCGCGGGTGCCGGCAGCCGCTTTACGGTCTCAGCCTGTTTAGTTCCCCTGCCGCTTATCAACTTCCGGGTTCCCTGGGAGGTCGAGATCACCGAGTTCGCGTGGAACCATCACTTCACAGATGTTCAGCTTCGCGGTCCCTTCCGTTACTGGAAACACACCCACAGCGTCAGCGAAGAGACCCGCGCCAATGAGGCCGGAGTCCCGATCCACGGCACCCGGGTCACCGATGACATTGAGTTCACCCCACCCATGGCTCTCGCCTCGTCCGCCATCATCAGGCGGCAACTCGCCTCCAACTTCCGGACCCGTCAGAAGAAACTGGATTCGATCCTGCCGAAGCTGGTAGCCAGCCTCAACCGGCGTTAG
- a CDS encoding TonB-dependent siderophore receptor, which yields MKRPLDRWKLWQKRSAKVVAVTLAAYGAGEGAVAQEGHGHDHSHHAPISQGVVKFNIPAGQMDEALRSFESQSGSKVNLKVPAETVAGFRTKGVSGMMSAEQALRALLGETGLGVKVVSDSTFEIGVQNSEQVDVTTQSTTVALTQFTQPLLDTAQTVNVIPQYIMQEQQVTTLRDTLRNSPGISIAAGEGGAQGDNLTIRGFSARNDMFLDGIRDFGSYYRDAFDYEQVAVLQGPASVQFGRGSTGGVINQETKQPQTNQFAHGSLQLGTNLMRRVTGDINVPLQDTLDGAAFRLNVVGSQSKVAQRDYAEIRRFGIAPSLIFGLNSPTRFSLNYLHEGENSTPDYGLPYFGPRVAQVNRKNYYGFANDNFLRTNPDVVTAKVEHDIGTRATLRNVTRWGNYPRNVVITEPQILTAGTLTAIKDSTGKITGYNATCAPTNATACYPVTTPLSNVQVTRAQIPVNSTEDIIWNQTSAVGHFSLGHIENDAVIMAEGGRERSMPQRTNRTVGSTNALNPAQDVYAATYATPPGRTHITSWSYGIGFNDTMKLTQWLMLSGGVRFDHFETQSDQAATVNGAVVLPWRVDDKPTYRAAVVVKPRPNGSVYFDWGTSFNPSAESLSLSANNATQAPQENETYEAGAKWAFMRDRLNVNGAYFRTTKSNVYETDPFDTTQVRNVGNQRIQGVQFGVLGHLPQHFDILAGYAYLSGRVTATALNASPFATQAAAIAAQGDAASLALSRTAPFYINPVGMPFANVPKNTGNLWVTHDIGWGFVGGFGSNYTAARRASTGALIAVYDTTASTNVNNVRLDYKAIPDYWIFSAMVRKPLSDRLDFQANLNNLGNKFYIDQPHPNHLIPGEGFNAQFGFNMKF from the coding sequence ATGAAGAGGCCTTTGGATCGTTGGAAGCTTTGGCAGAAGCGTAGTGCGAAGGTGGTGGCGGTAACCCTTGCGGCATATGGCGCCGGCGAGGGAGCAGTTGCCCAGGAAGGTCATGGACATGATCATTCGCATCACGCGCCTATCTCGCAGGGCGTGGTGAAGTTCAATATCCCCGCCGGACAGATGGATGAGGCGCTGCGGAGCTTTGAGTCGCAGAGCGGCAGCAAGGTGAACCTGAAGGTTCCCGCTGAGACGGTCGCGGGCTTCCGCACCAAGGGCGTCAGCGGCATGATGTCTGCCGAGCAGGCGTTGCGTGCGTTGCTGGGCGAAACCGGTCTGGGCGTGAAGGTTGTAAGCGATTCGACCTTTGAGATCGGCGTGCAGAACTCCGAGCAGGTGGACGTAACGACGCAGTCGACGACCGTCGCGCTGACGCAGTTCACGCAGCCGCTGCTGGACACGGCGCAGACCGTCAATGTGATTCCGCAGTACATCATGCAGGAGCAGCAGGTCACCACGCTGCGCGATACGCTGCGCAACTCGCCGGGCATATCCATCGCCGCCGGAGAGGGAGGAGCCCAGGGAGACAATTTGACGATTCGCGGATTCTCCGCGCGGAACGATATGTTCCTCGACGGCATTCGTGACTTCGGAAGCTACTATCGTGATGCTTTTGACTACGAGCAGGTGGCGGTGCTGCAGGGACCGGCCAGCGTACAGTTTGGCCGTGGATCGACGGGTGGCGTCATCAACCAGGAGACGAAACAGCCGCAGACGAATCAGTTTGCGCATGGATCGCTGCAGCTAGGTACGAACCTGATGCGGCGTGTTACCGGTGACATCAATGTTCCGCTGCAGGACACGCTCGATGGCGCGGCGTTTCGTTTGAATGTGGTTGGCTCCCAGAGCAAGGTTGCACAGCGCGATTATGCGGAGATTCGGCGCTTCGGTATTGCTCCATCCCTTATCTTCGGCCTGAACTCGCCGACGCGTTTCAGCCTCAACTATCTACATGAAGGCGAGAACTCGACTCCGGATTATGGCCTGCCTTACTTTGGGCCGCGTGTCGCTCAGGTGAACCGCAAGAATTACTACGGCTTCGCGAATGACAACTTCCTGCGGACGAATCCTGATGTTGTCACGGCGAAGGTGGAACATGACATCGGCACACGGGCAACGCTGCGCAACGTTACGCGCTGGGGCAACTACCCTCGCAATGTCGTGATCACCGAGCCTCAGATCCTGACGGCGGGCACGCTGACTGCGATTAAAGACTCGACGGGAAAGATCACCGGATATAACGCTACCTGCGCTCCGACCAATGCGACTGCTTGCTATCCGGTAACCACTCCTCTCAGTAATGTGCAGGTCACCCGTGCACAGATTCCGGTCAACAGCACGGAAGACATCATCTGGAACCAGACCAGCGCTGTCGGCCACTTCTCGCTGGGGCATATCGAGAACGATGCTGTGATCATGGCGGAAGGCGGGCGTGAGCGTTCGATGCCACAACGTACCAACCGTACAGTTGGGTCTACGAATGCGCTGAACCCAGCGCAGGATGTGTATGCCGCAACTTACGCAACGCCTCCCGGACGTACGCATATCACCTCATGGAGTTATGGCATCGGCTTCAACGACACCATGAAACTGACGCAGTGGTTGATGCTTTCCGGCGGTGTGCGATTCGATCACTTCGAGACACAGTCCGACCAGGCAGCTACGGTGAATGGCGCGGTGGTGCTCCCATGGCGTGTGGACGATAAGCCGACCTATCGCGCGGCTGTCGTGGTGAAACCGAGGCCAAACGGAAGTGTGTACTTCGATTGGGGCACCAGTTTCAATCCTTCCGCAGAGAGTCTAAGCCTGAGTGCCAATAACGCAACGCAGGCGCCGCAGGAAAACGAGACCTACGAGGCTGGTGCGAAGTGGGCGTTCATGCGCGATCGTCTCAACGTCAACGGAGCTTACTTCCGTACGACGAAGTCGAACGTCTATGAAACCGATCCGTTCGATACCACTCAGGTTCGCAATGTAGGCAATCAGCGAATCCAGGGCGTGCAGTTCGGTGTCTTAGGGCACCTCCCTCAGCACTTCGACATTCTTGCCGGTTACGCCTATCTGTCCGGACGTGTCACAGCAACTGCCTTGAATGCATCCCCGTTTGCTACTCAGGCCGCAGCGATTGCGGCACAGGGAGATGCGGCCAGCCTGGCTCTTTCAAGGACGGCGCCGTTCTACATCAATCCGGTAGGCATGCCGTTTGCTAATGTACCGAAGAACACGGGCAATCTGTGGGTGACGCACGATATCGGATGGGGCTTTGTTGGCGGCTTCGGATCCAATTACACGGCAGCGCGCCGCGCCAGCACCGGGGCTCTGATTGCGGTCTATGACACGACGGCGTCCACGAACGTGAACAATGTCCGCCTGGATTACAAAGCCATCCCTGATTACTGGATCTTCTCAGCGATGGTACGCAAGCCTCTCAGCGACCGTCTCGACTTCCAGGCCAACCTCAACAACCTTGGCAACAAGTTCTATATTGACCAGCCGCATCCGAATCACCTGATTCCCGGAGAAGGCTTCAACGCGCAATTCGGTTTCAACATGAAGTTCTAG
- a CDS encoding Fe2+-dependent dioxygenase, which produces MLITIPDVLNPEQVRQARVLLDNAEWMDGKVTAGHQSALAKHNAQLAENSPVAQQLGEMILNALGQNPLFISAALPSKIFPPLFNRYAGGQNFGTHVDNAIRQVTGTPFRIRTDLSCTLFFSNPEEYDGGVLNIEDVYGVQSVKLPAGHMVLYPSTSLHHVTPVTRGARVSSFFWLQSMVRQDAQRTLLFDLDTSIQRLAADHPEHPSTVQLTGVYHNLLRQWAEL; this is translated from the coding sequence ATGCTGATTACGATTCCCGATGTATTAAATCCCGAGCAGGTAAGACAGGCACGGGTTCTGCTGGACAATGCGGAGTGGATGGACGGCAAGGTCACCGCCGGTCATCAGTCCGCGCTGGCGAAGCATAATGCCCAGTTGGCGGAGAACTCGCCGGTAGCGCAGCAACTCGGCGAGATGATTTTGAACGCGCTCGGACAGAATCCTCTCTTTATCTCGGCCGCCCTGCCTTCCAAGATCTTTCCTCCGCTCTTCAATCGTTATGCCGGTGGACAGAACTTCGGCACGCATGTCGACAATGCCATCCGCCAGGTAACCGGTACGCCGTTCCGCATCCGCACGGATCTCTCCTGCACGCTGTTCTTCAGCAATCCTGAGGAGTACGACGGTGGTGTGCTGAATATTGAAGATGTGTATGGCGTGCAGAGCGTGAAGCTACCCGCGGGGCACATGGTTCTGTATCCCTCAACGAGTCTGCATCATGTCACTCCGGTGACTCGTGGAGCTCGTGTGAGCTCGTTCTTCTGGCTGCAGAGCATGGTGCGCCAGGATGCGCAGCGCACACTGCTCTTCGACCTCGATACCTCAATCCAGAGGCTGGCTGCCGATCATCCGGAGCATCCTTCAACCGTGCAATTGACCGGTGTGTATCACAACCTGCTGCGGCAGTGGGCTGAGCTGTAG